A part of Citrifermentans bremense genomic DNA contains:
- a CDS encoding glycosyltransferase family 4 protein, whose translation MKVLLINNGKGWSGGQEHLKDLALELRENGVEVQFLVRQDTVNETRYAELGFKVHLMPYKHGLNMVRTFPWLVSMLRSERFDIVSINREHDLALTVLAYRAAFPFKRHGKLMMSYHLPTERNQFLLSAVDAIVNISVHVQDKLVNSNPAARGKSHILYYGIKLPEPPPEEKFDNDRPGRYLTGRRFPVIGMVGEFWKNQIEMVEMLPLLMKEFPGITLAFIGNDSARPLVEPLVVRAKELGVEENVLFTGLVPRDRIYDMFHDLDLSVTTHRNEGLGIVHLESLAAGTPVVGYNEGGYVDIFKGEDVGIMVDGTTPDFAAAVIGLLKDDARRFAMGREGYELIRERYSLQAMGRSYLQFYKKLLGA comes from the coding sequence ATGAAAGTTCTGCTGATCAACAACGGCAAGGGATGGAGCGGGGGGCAGGAGCACCTCAAGGACCTTGCCCTGGAATTGCGCGAAAACGGCGTGGAAGTCCAGTTCCTGGTGCGCCAGGACACGGTGAACGAGACGAGGTACGCAGAGCTTGGCTTCAAGGTGCACCTGATGCCTTACAAGCACGGCCTCAACATGGTGCGGACCTTCCCCTGGCTGGTCTCCATGCTGCGCAGCGAGCGCTTCGACATCGTCTCCATCAACCGGGAGCACGACCTCGCGCTCACCGTTCTCGCCTACCGCGCGGCGTTCCCGTTCAAGCGCCACGGCAAGCTGATGATGAGCTACCACCTCCCGACCGAGCGCAACCAGTTTCTCCTCTCCGCCGTGGACGCCATCGTCAACATCTCGGTGCACGTGCAGGACAAGCTTGTGAACAGCAATCCCGCCGCCCGCGGCAAGTCGCACATCCTCTACTACGGCATCAAGCTCCCCGAACCGCCGCCGGAAGAGAAGTTCGACAACGATCGCCCGGGGCGCTACCTCACCGGGCGCCGCTTCCCGGTTATCGGCATGGTAGGGGAGTTCTGGAAGAACCAGATCGAGATGGTGGAGATGCTTCCTTTGCTCATGAAGGAATTTCCCGGCATCACCCTCGCCTTCATCGGCAACGATTCGGCCCGCCCCCTGGTCGAGCCGCTCGTCGTCCGCGCCAAAGAGCTGGGCGTGGAGGAGAACGTCCTCTTCACCGGGCTCGTGCCGCGCGACCGGATCTACGACATGTTCCACGACCTCGACCTCTCGGTCACCACGCACAGAAACGAAGGGCTCGGCATCGTGCATCTGGAGAGCCTGGCCGCGGGGACCCCGGTGGTGGGCTACAACGAGGGTGGCTACGTCGACATATTCAAGGGTGAGGACGTGGGGATCATGGTGGACGGGACCACCCCCGACTTCGCCGCCGCCGTTATCGGCCTTTTGAAGGATGACGCCCGTCGCTTCGCCATGGGACGCGAGGGATACGAACTGATCCGCGAGCGCTACTCGCTGCAGGCGATGGGAAGAAGCTACCTGCAGTTCTACAAAAAACTCCTGGGGGCCTGA
- the waaF gene encoding lipopolysaccharide heptosyltransferase II, translated as MTMAAMTDNRTGKRILVLRYRFIGDTILTVPFLRNLRRAEPDAYIAWVVAPGSSEVIQGTPYVDELIFWDPPTIHADSRSTHKTLGDKLGFIRELRARRFDKVYVLKRSFGSAVIGFLSGAPKRVGFATEGRSLLLTKGVPYRHGQHEVQNFLDVLRADGVPVVDDHLEAWLSAEEKAFADDFFRERGVGADELVVGMHPFAANPPRAWHLDNFTELARALQKRHACRILFFGGPRDKEALDAIRGGLDVPPLEAVGSTTLRQTMALLSRCGALICNDSGIMHLAASLQVPLVALFGPQSPVKFGPWGKVCRVVRHDFPCSPCRQRFFTECEPSERGRPACIEAITVEEVLAEIEALLAAGDREHTDR; from the coding sequence ATGACCATGGCTGCCATGACTGACAACCGCACCGGGAAAAGGATCCTGGTGCTGCGCTACCGTTTCATCGGCGACACCATCCTCACTGTCCCGTTTCTGCGCAACCTGCGCCGTGCCGAGCCCGATGCCTACATCGCCTGGGTCGTCGCCCCCGGATCCTCCGAGGTGATCCAGGGAACCCCCTACGTCGACGAGCTCATCTTCTGGGATCCCCCCACCATCCATGCTGACAGCCGTTCCACCCACAAGACGCTAGGCGACAAGCTCGGCTTCATCAGGGAGTTGCGCGCCCGCCGCTTCGACAAGGTCTACGTGCTGAAGCGCTCCTTCGGCAGCGCCGTCATAGGCTTTCTCTCTGGCGCCCCCAAACGGGTGGGCTTCGCCACCGAGGGGCGGAGCTTGCTCTTGACCAAGGGGGTGCCCTACCGGCACGGACAGCACGAGGTGCAGAACTTCCTGGACGTCCTGCGCGCCGACGGCGTGCCGGTTGTGGACGACCATCTCGAGGCGTGGCTCTCGGCCGAGGAAAAGGCGTTCGCGGACGACTTCTTCCGGGAGCGAGGCGTCGGTGCGGACGAGCTGGTGGTCGGGATGCACCCCTTCGCCGCGAACCCGCCGCGCGCCTGGCACCTGGACAACTTCACCGAACTCGCGCGTGCACTGCAAAAGCGTCACGCCTGCCGGATCCTGTTCTTCGGCGGTCCCCGTGACAAAGAGGCGCTCGATGCGATACGCGGCGGCCTGGATGTCCCGCCCCTCGAGGCGGTCGGCTCCACCACACTGCGCCAGACCATGGCGCTTCTCTCCCGCTGCGGGGCGCTTATCTGCAACGACAGCGGCATCATGCACCTCGCCGCCTCGCTCCAGGTGCCGCTGGTGGCGCTTTTCGGCCCGCAGTCGCCGGTGAAGTTCGGCCCCTGGGGAAAGGTGTGCCGCGTGGTGCGCCACGACTTCCCCTGCAGCCCGTGCCGCCAGCGGTTCTTCACCGAGTGCGAGCCGTCGGAGCGCGGGAGGCCCGCCTGCATCGAGGCGATAACCGTCGAAGAAGTACTGGCTGAAATTGAAGCCCTGCTTGCCGCAGGGGATAGGGAGCATACGGATAGATGA